In Bacillus sp. SB49, a single window of DNA contains:
- a CDS encoding CAP domain-containing protein, producing the protein MRKLLLFLIALLVIIVVATPVSAQDIWKWKDNPKESYEKVTRHIQGLVEGTDVKQEVQTFGEDLRSFFDGIEWKYVEDSELEQPQAENNGVEEQAEPAAEEGSIDDYQPNEFEKEVVALVNEEREQRGLAPLKIDNRLSGMAKVKSQDLSDKDYFSHESPTYGSPFDMMNQFDFDYRAAGENIAAGQRTPEQVVEGWMNSDGHRANILHEDFTHIGVGYVKGDGRYTTYWTQLFMTPK; encoded by the coding sequence ATGAGAAAGTTACTATTGTTTCTGATTGCTTTACTTGTCATCATCGTCGTTGCAACCCCTGTCTCTGCTCAAGATATATGGAAATGGAAAGATAACCCGAAAGAATCGTATGAGAAGGTGACCCGTCATATTCAGGGCCTGGTCGAAGGTACGGATGTGAAACAGGAAGTTCAAACATTCGGGGAGGATCTACGCTCTTTCTTTGACGGAATCGAATGGAAATACGTAGAGGACTCTGAATTGGAGCAGCCGCAGGCGGAAAATAATGGTGTGGAAGAACAGGCAGAGCCGGCAGCTGAGGAAGGGTCCATCGACGATTATCAACCGAATGAGTTCGAGAAGGAAGTTGTAGCGCTTGTCAATGAAGAACGGGAGCAGCGCGGCCTTGCCCCGTTAAAAATAGATAATCGGTTAAGCGGTATGGCCAAGGTTAAATCGCAGGATTTATCGGATAAAGACTACTTCAGCCACGAATCGCCGACTTACGGTTCGCCTTTTGATATGATGAACCAATTTGATTTCGACTATAGGGCAGCTGGTGAGAATATTGCTGCAGGTCAAAGGACGCCGGAACAGGTAGTGGAAGGTTGGATGAACAGTGACGGCCACCGTGCCAACATTCTTCACGAAGACTTTACGCATATCGGTGTCGGTTATGTGAAGGGTGATGGAAGATACACAACGTATTGGACGCAGCTTTTCATGACACCAAAATAA